A genomic window from Nocardioides sp. BP30 includes:
- a CDS encoding HNH endonuclease signature motif containing protein — protein MHQIQATLATINAALDEVTEANPVFLGTNEKRDVLAALVRSRARLEELYLRVVASADDVAAEVGARDVAAWLVAQHRVESPAAHATLRLARGLEGRPVVRAGLARGAFSLEHARVILRGLEDLPDDLPAEVLARAEVTLCDLASEHRPKDLRRLASHLLEVVAPEVAEAAEAAAIRRLEETANAKACLSITDQGDGTTRIHGIVPETVGHRLRTYLQAYTQPRVAALEADGRVPPRSRLLAHAFAQLLENTDPTRLPAHGGDATTVVVTMTLDQLRAGLGVAWLEDGTPISTGETRRLACTAGIIPAVLGGNSEPLDLGRTRRLFTPSQRKALALRDKHCRAEGCTVPAAWCDAHHDQPWSHGGHTDLDHGSLLCGHHHRRAHDPTYQTTRLPDGRYRFQHRTRTILRR, from the coding sequence ATGCATCAGATCCAAGCGACACTCGCCACCATCAACGCTGCCCTCGATGAGGTCACCGAGGCGAACCCGGTCTTCCTGGGAACGAATGAGAAGAGAGACGTGCTCGCCGCGCTGGTGCGGTCCCGGGCCCGGCTCGAGGAGCTGTACCTGCGCGTGGTCGCCTCCGCCGATGATGTCGCTGCCGAGGTCGGTGCCCGCGATGTCGCGGCCTGGCTGGTGGCGCAGCACCGGGTCGAGAGTCCCGCCGCGCACGCCACCCTTCGGTTGGCCCGGGGATTGGAGGGTCGGCCGGTGGTCCGGGCCGGGCTCGCGCGCGGTGCGTTCAGTCTCGAGCACGCCCGCGTGATCCTCCGTGGCCTGGAGGACCTGCCCGACGACCTACCCGCCGAGGTGTTGGCGCGGGCGGAGGTCACGCTGTGCGACCTCGCGAGTGAGCACCGGCCCAAGGACCTGCGCCGCCTCGCCAGCCACCTGTTGGAGGTCGTCGCACCCGAGGTCGCCGAAGCCGCCGAGGCCGCAGCCATCCGTCGGCTCGAGGAGACCGCGAACGCGAAAGCGTGCCTCTCGATCACCGACCAAGGCGACGGGACGACCCGCATCCACGGCATCGTCCCCGAAACGGTCGGTCACCGGTTGCGGACCTACCTGCAGGCCTACACCCAACCCCGAGTAGCGGCCCTGGAGGCCGACGGCAGGGTCCCGCCCAGGAGCCGGCTCCTCGCGCACGCGTTCGCCCAGCTCCTGGAGAACACCGACCCCACCCGACTCCCCGCCCACGGCGGCGACGCGACCACGGTGGTGGTGACCATGACGCTGGACCAGCTGCGGGCCGGTCTCGGTGTTGCTTGGCTCGAGGACGGCACCCCCATCAGCACCGGGGAGACCCGCCGCCTGGCCTGTACCGCGGGGATCATTCCCGCCGTCCTCGGCGGCAACTCCGAACCCCTCGATCTGGGCCGCACCCGAAGACTCTTCACCCCATCCCAGCGCAAGGCCCTCGCACTACGGGACAAGCACTGCCGTGCAGAGGGCTGCACTGTCCCCGCCGCCTGGTGCGACGCCCACCACGACCAACCCTGGAGCCACGGCGGCCACACCGACCTAGATCACGGATCCCTGCTCTGCGGCCACCACCACAGACGAGCCCACGACCCCACCTACCAAACCACCCGACTCCCCGACGGCCGCTACCGCTTCCAACACCGAACCCGGACCATCCTGCGCCGGTGA
- a CDS encoding Nif3-like dinuclear metal center hexameric protein, which translates to MSAPRLGDVVDLLHGWYPPETAAGWDAVGLVYGDPEAPCEKVLLAVDPVLPVAEEAAEWGAQLLVTHHPLFLKPVHGFAPTTPKGLTLWTLSTAGCGLLAAHTNADQAEAGVSEAMALALGLQDIRPLEPAPPGAGEQLDKLTTYVPTEHAERLRQALAGAGAGRLGDYDNASFSSAGEGRFRPLVGADPHTGSIGELSVVEEVRIEAILPRVRRRAVIEALLGAHPYEVPAYDVVELAPAAPAPTGFGRIGTLPAPMSLADFTAHVARNLPRTTAGVRAGGAGDRTIRTVALCGGAGDSLLGSVRSSGADVYVTSDLRHHLSSEFLEDGAALVDVPHWAAEWTWLPLVGGRLRAALGDRVEVRVSEIVTDPWTLRI; encoded by the coding sequence ATGTCCGCCCCACGCCTCGGTGATGTCGTCGACCTGCTGCACGGGTGGTACCCGCCGGAGACCGCTGCGGGGTGGGACGCGGTCGGGCTGGTGTACGGCGACCCGGAGGCGCCGTGCGAGAAGGTGCTGCTCGCCGTCGACCCGGTGCTGCCCGTCGCGGAGGAGGCGGCCGAGTGGGGCGCCCAGCTGCTCGTGACGCACCACCCGCTGTTCCTCAAGCCGGTGCACGGCTTCGCGCCCACCACCCCCAAAGGCCTCACGCTCTGGACGTTGAGCACCGCCGGCTGCGGGCTGCTCGCGGCGCACACCAACGCCGACCAGGCCGAGGCGGGTGTCAGCGAGGCGATGGCGCTGGCCCTGGGGCTGCAGGACATCCGGCCGCTCGAACCCGCGCCGCCCGGTGCGGGCGAGCAACTGGACAAGCTGACCACCTACGTCCCGACCGAGCACGCCGAGCGACTGCGGCAGGCGCTCGCCGGGGCCGGCGCGGGTCGGCTGGGGGACTACGACAACGCGAGCTTCTCCAGCGCCGGCGAGGGCAGGTTCCGGCCGCTGGTCGGCGCCGATCCGCACACCGGCTCGATCGGCGAGCTGAGCGTCGTCGAGGAGGTACGGATCGAGGCGATCCTGCCGCGCGTGCGTCGTCGTGCGGTGATCGAGGCGCTGCTCGGCGCACACCCCTACGAGGTCCCGGCGTACGACGTCGTCGAGCTCGCTCCGGCCGCGCCCGCGCCGACCGGCTTCGGCCGGATCGGCACGCTGCCGGCCCCGATGAGCCTGGCCGACTTCACCGCCCACGTCGCCCGCAACCTGCCGCGCACCACCGCCGGCGTCCGGGCCGGCGGAGCGGGGGATCGGACCATCCGGACGGTCGCGCTCTGCGGGGGTGCGGGCGACTCGCTGCTGGGGTCCGTGCGCTCGTCGGGTGCCGACGTGTACGTGACCAGCGACCTGCGGCACCACCTCAGCAGCGAGTTCCTGGAGGACGGTGCAGCGCTGGTCGACGTACCGCACTGGGCGGCCGAGTGGACCTGGCTACCGCTCGTGGGCGGACGGCTGCGAGCGGCGCTGGGGGATAGGGTGGAGGTGCGCGTCTCGGAGATCGTCACCGACCCGTGGACCCTGCGCATCTGA
- a CDS encoding bifunctional RNase H/acid phosphatase, translating to MSGSASGGPASVVVEADGGSRGNPGPAAYGAVLKDAVTGAVLAEDGTPIGTATNNVAEYSGLIAGLKLAAEFAPGARIEVRMDSKLVVEQMSGRWQVKHPAMKPLAQEARALAPAGTTYTWVPREQNKHADRLANEAMDGLRNGVTVAGGDDSLVAEVESVRTEAPARGWSDAGASTTLVLLRHGVTPHTVEKRFSGGLASANPSLSEDGRAQVLAAAQWLSPLKDRIGAIVTSPVRRTRESAEIAAGVLGTQVIEEHAFAEMEFGEWDGLTFAEVGERYPAELERWLGSLEEPPPGGESFRAVEKRVLDGLDRLLERYHGEMVLVVSHVTPIKTLVARALEADLGAVYRMELAPASISVVTFFDDGEKGATRGSTRGSMRLFNALPPARDPIATVSTW from the coding sequence GTGAGCGGCAGCGCCTCGGGCGGCCCGGCGAGTGTCGTCGTCGAGGCGGACGGCGGCTCGCGCGGCAACCCCGGCCCCGCGGCGTACGGCGCCGTCCTCAAGGATGCTGTCACCGGCGCGGTGCTGGCCGAGGACGGCACCCCGATCGGAACGGCGACCAACAACGTGGCCGAGTACTCCGGTCTCATCGCCGGTCTCAAGCTGGCCGCGGAGTTCGCGCCCGGTGCCCGGATCGAGGTCCGGATGGACTCCAAGCTGGTCGTGGAGCAGATGAGCGGCCGATGGCAGGTCAAGCACCCGGCGATGAAGCCGCTGGCGCAGGAGGCGAGGGCGCTGGCGCCCGCCGGGACCACCTACACCTGGGTGCCGCGGGAGCAGAACAAGCACGCCGACCGCCTCGCCAACGAGGCCATGGACGGGTTGCGCAACGGCGTCACCGTGGCGGGTGGGGACGACAGCCTGGTCGCCGAGGTGGAGTCGGTCCGCACCGAGGCGCCGGCCCGAGGCTGGTCGGACGCGGGTGCCTCCACCACCCTGGTCCTGCTGCGCCACGGCGTCACGCCGCACACCGTGGAGAAGCGGTTCTCCGGTGGTCTGGCGTCGGCCAACCCGTCGCTCTCGGAGGACGGCCGTGCGCAGGTCCTTGCGGCAGCGCAGTGGCTCTCCCCGTTGAAGGACCGGATCGGGGCCATCGTCACCTCGCCGGTCAGGCGGACGCGCGAATCGGCCGAGATCGCCGCCGGCGTGCTGGGCACGCAGGTGATCGAGGAGCATGCCTTCGCCGAGATGGAGTTCGGCGAGTGGGACGGGCTGACCTTCGCGGAGGTGGGGGAGCGCTACCCCGCCGAGCTGGAGCGCTGGCTCGGGTCGCTGGAGGAGCCCCCGCCCGGCGGGGAGTCCTTCCGGGCCGTGGAGAAGCGGGTCCTCGACGGGTTGGACCGGCTGCTCGAGCGCTACCACGGCGAGATGGTGCTGGTCGTCAGCCACGTGACCCCGATCAAGACGCTGGTCGCGCGGGCGCTGGAAGCCGATCTCGGCGCCGTCTACCGAATGGAGCTGGCGCCGGCGTCGATCAGCGTGGTCACGTTCTTCGACGACGGCGAGAAGGGAGCGACCCGCGGGTCGACCCGCGGATCGATGCGCCTGTTCAACGCGCTGCCGCCTGCCCGGGACCCGATCGCGACCGTCTCGACCTGGTGA
- a CDS encoding zinc ribbon domain-containing protein, whose translation MKADPFAQLKLLDIADIDARILQLRHQLKNLPETQQIRDLQVERKRIDDVAIDVRTRRDDLTVAQAKAEKDVEAVRVRRTKEQQRIDAGQVTNPKDLERLQAELANIDRRIGVLEDEELEVMEQLEAATTEAAGFDTQVAEIEARIAELTASRAERGAEVERRLAEVVAEREPAIEGLPGDLLALYDRLREQHGVGAAELRARQCGGCRLSVEPAELSRIRSAQSNEVIRHEECGVIMIRTAESGL comes from the coding sequence GTGAAGGCCGACCCGTTCGCCCAGTTGAAGCTGCTGGACATCGCCGATATCGACGCACGGATCCTGCAGCTGCGCCACCAGCTCAAGAACCTTCCCGAGACCCAGCAGATCCGCGACCTCCAGGTCGAGCGGAAGCGGATCGACGACGTCGCCATCGACGTACGGACCCGGCGTGACGACCTCACGGTGGCGCAGGCCAAGGCGGAGAAGGATGTCGAGGCGGTGCGGGTGCGGCGCACCAAGGAGCAGCAGCGCATCGACGCCGGCCAGGTCACCAACCCCAAGGACCTGGAGCGCCTGCAGGCCGAGCTGGCCAACATCGACCGCCGGATCGGCGTCCTGGAGGACGAGGAGCTCGAGGTGATGGAGCAGCTCGAGGCCGCGACCACCGAGGCGGCCGGCTTCGACACCCAGGTCGCCGAGATCGAGGCGAGGATCGCGGAGCTCACGGCCTCGCGGGCCGAGCGCGGTGCCGAGGTCGAGCGTCGGCTCGCCGAGGTCGTCGCCGAGCGCGAGCCGGCGATCGAGGGGCTGCCGGGCGACCTGCTCGCGCTCTATGACCGGCTGCGCGAGCAGCACGGCGTAGGGGCCGCCGAGCTGCGCGCGCGTCAGTGCGGCGGCTGCCGGCTCAGCGTCGAGCCGGCCGAGCTGTCCAGGATCCGCAGCGCCCAGAGCAACGAGGTCATCCGGCACGAGGAGTGCGGCGTGATCATGATCCGGACGGCCGAGTCGGGGCTGTGA